The nucleotide window AGCAGCGTGCTATCTAGATATCAGTTCTGATAGCATGGGTAACATGAATCCATTTCGTTTCGGCTATCAGATCCGGTCCAACGATCCCGCGACACTGCGCCAGGAAGTGCGAGCAGCAGAGGCCGCCGACTTTGATGTGCTTTGCACCTTCGACCACCTTGGACGATACCTCTCAGCACTCGAACCCCTCGCGTTCTGCGCAGCCTGGAGCGAACGGATCCGACTTTGCCCATTAGTACTCAACAACGACTTCCATCACCCAGGGGTTTTAGCTCAGCGTCTCGCGACCCTGGATCGACTCTCTGGTGGGCGAGTCGAGGTTGGAATGGGAGCTGGGCATGCCTTCCCTGAGTACCATGCGATCTCTATCCCCTTTGATCCACCCCAACGACGAAAGCAGCGCCTTGCCGAGTCGCTCGACATCCTTCGTCGCCTGCTCGACGGAGAACAGGTTGAGCACCATGGCGAGTTCTACGACCTGAGTGGTTTTGCCTCAATTGAGCCCGCACAGGATCACGTTCCGATTCTGGTTGGAGTGAACGGGCGAGCTGGCCTCGCTCACGCTGCGGGGATGGC belongs to Ferrimicrobium sp. and includes:
- a CDS encoding TIGR03621 family F420-dependent LLM class oxidoreductase; translated protein: MNPFRFGYQIRSNDPATLRQEVRAAEAADFDVLCTFDHLGRYLSALEPLAFCAAWSERIRLCPLVLNNDFHHPGVLAQRLATLDRLSGGRVEVGMGAGHAFPEYHAISIPFDPPQRRKQRLAESLDILRRLLDGEQVEHHGEFYDLSGFASIEPAQDHVPILVGVNGRAGLAHAAGMADIIGLTMLGVTLPDGNSHAVRWEPKRLDTTVNWIVEQAGERVHNLELNALVQAVVVTDDRRKAAQEFLSEVPGLELDHALSTPFLAIGTHDEIAAHLLACRERWGISYYVVRDIEGFAPVIEMLRAEDHS